The Dokdonia donghaensis DSW-1 DNA window AAGTGACTGGGAGGTGAAAATGCAAGCTATTGTAGACGAGACCATACAACAAGATGTAACCAGTCTAGCAGGTGTCCCATCGTGGATGCTTGTACTACTCAATAATGTATTAGAAACTACAGGTAAAGAAAGTATACTAGACATATGGCCTAACCTAGAGGTTTATTTTCACGGAGGGGTAAATTTTGATCCTTATCTTAATCAATATCAAAAAATTATATCATCAGACTCCTTTAAGTATTATGAGATTTATAATGCTTCTGAGGGCTTTTTTGCCATACAAGGGCAGAATGACTCAAAAGAGTTGCTTCTTATGCTAGATTACGGGATATTTTATGAGTTTATCCCTATGAACACCTACGGAACTTTAGATCAAAAAATCATCCCTCTAAGTGAGGTAGAAGCTGGTGTAAACTATGCAATTATTATTACGACAAACGCAGGTTTATGGAGGTATAAAATAGGTGACACAGTGCGTTTTACTTCTACCAGTCCATATAAAATTAAAGTAACTGGCAGAACAAAACATCACATTAACGTTTTTGGCGAAGAGCTTATAATTGAAAATGCAGAGCAAGCCCTCAAAAAAGCTACCCTAGAAACTGGCTGTGAAATAAAAGATTATACAGCTGCCCCTATATTTATGGATGGCAAAGAAAAAGGTGCTCACGAGTGGGTTATAGAGTTTAAAAATCCTCCAGAGGATATGACGTTATTTAATACCCAGCTTGATCTAGCGCTGCAAGAGGTAAATAGCGACTACCAAGCCAAACGTTTTAATAACACTACGCTTAATGCTCCAAAAATACACGCAGCTCGAGAGAACCTCTTTTATGACTGGTTACGAGAGAATAATAAGCTAGGAGGACAACATAAAGTCCCTAGATTATCTAATAAACGTGACTTTATTGAAGCTCTACTACATATCAATTAATTACCAAAACACGTAGGGAGCTACTTGAAAAAATATGCTTTTTTAGTCGCTCATCGGCAAAAAACACCTTCTTATCTAAAAGTCAGGCTTTTACTTTATTCTTAGGGATATCACTCTTAATTTAGAGCAATGCGATTCCCCAGAGTCATAATTAAGGAGATGAAAACAACGCTAACTTTTTTTACAGTTACAGCTTTATTGCTTTGCACATTTACAGCACTAGGTCAAGATCAATTAACCTATACTGCACTTGCTGATAATGTAGCAAATTATAGTGCCGAAGAAAAACCTTTCTACGGTGATAATGGTTTTAAGTTTGAAACCTTTAATACTGGTATTAACTCAAAATATTCTGACTACGGCATAGGCTTCTTTAGAGAGAAATTTATTTCATTTTCTGCTCGTAAAATAGGTGGCCTTGCAAAAAAGGATCCCATATCAAATGAACCATATACTAAGTTATATTGCTCAGATATCACCTATGATTATGATTTGAAAAGGCCTTTGTTATTCTCTTCTATTTTAAATCGCAATGACAATCTAGGTACCCTTGCTTTTTCTCAAGATGGCAATACCTTATATTTTACACAGAGTAAAGAAGATCACACACAGAGTTTTGAACTTTATCGCGCAGAGATGAATCCAGAGCGTGAAGGTGAGTGGATAAATATCACTGCACTATCTGTAAATGGAGACTACTCTGTTGA harbors:
- a CDS encoding GH3 auxin-responsive promoter family protein, with amino-acid sequence MPIPLVHSIASWFLKKRIHQMELFMKYPAEVQEELRAKLIDKAKDTEIGKKYDFRSIRSYNDFAQTIPITSYEENQAYIERTRKGESNILWPTPIKWFAQSSGTTNARSKYIPVSPESLEDCHYAASKDLLCMYLNNNEGSHLFSGKGLRLGGSKQLYQDNGTVYGDLSAILIDNMPFWAEFSSTPNHDISLLSDWEVKMQAIVDETIQQDVTSLAGVPSWMLVLLNNVLETTGKESILDIWPNLEVYFHGGVNFDPYLNQYQKIISSDSFKYYEIYNASEGFFAIQGQNDSKELLLMLDYGIFYEFIPMNTYGTLDQKIIPLSEVEAGVNYAIIITTNAGLWRYKIGDTVRFTSTSPYKIKVTGRTKHHINVFGEELIIENAEQALKKATLETGCEIKDYTAAPIFMDGKEKGAHEWVIEFKNPPEDMTLFNTQLDLALQEVNSDYQAKRFNNTTLNAPKIHAARENLFYDWLRENNKLGGQHKVPRLSNKRDFIEALLHIN